One window of Magallana gigas chromosome 2, xbMagGiga1.1, whole genome shotgun sequence genomic DNA carries:
- the LOC105330049 gene encoding uncharacterized protein isoform X1: MSSDEEDQAHTPRPLPPHRPVTRKQRQQSAIPLVLPILPNQSSFEIESDAQNTSLPPPSGWSRRQDNSKRAAKRHTRNEKVQRTFREKTREKFTTPVSLRKDEVPRFNGNNDRKSRTVYTSRFPQIAVSKAKEKKIKNPANYNDEAPEKAIVIKNSNVTLHGQQTIISPRQNGKTQQKRRFLNDLQSRLAILQEETQSQLEERKTLFQVFIETRAYMKAKEILLKNKFLLIKSKPGDGASSMAMKLLYDLTDEQDWMIPLCIVEATDFDEAIGENNSVILIDGLFDLDSVSLEYKKEWIEKLQRLASALPVNKRNNYVIITMPEDSYGYLPNCLFESKLFQSALIDISHGDNNLTFEEKKLFLNMYVVPFFILDNTQGVDLINSALPFGFPKCCEILYNNCSLHKDPLCFFRDPQIFIQSVLELIQKVEPSRLAPLALVLLGNGALSERQLYSIISKRNTVLWRTFEDHYEVLVCERKDIKCLIHRAKGTFLQFDRVTNQWTFTHPAVQKAVVCLLGRIDLKPVIKTCELSLLPKMRTGSDLCRFKDDVLLEHRCYKALSKQICNSLSKREEETLEVLSKMSVWEENKFVEYFAQYLRGNKWEDTFLLQDASNKGIIEYAMTNGNIRVVEHMLSIADKIGQRKSLLDKSCENNLTLAMILLNKNVRPDIETVQSGIKSKNTTNLREILIRLGKNFDQFARIQSKLADDFSYDVTIADEACLSGDEKVVDTVIENFPKLVSCTKESSFLILLKAAITGGNRRIVNRMVEIGVDDRSTTGQDQTQKNSVVFYIACKNGETEVAKYFGNGDVSLFTSRDKHNYTPLHSVACGGTKDLAEYLIHGGADPYAITTKKATALHLSCASGNLDITAFLIDSYPALVEMEDNKKATPVHYATRGGSIEIITLLVEKHANLAKVTTKRETVLHVSCHRGYLDVARLVVARCPELASAATADGYTALHFACTTDDLDLVRFLVEDLHLDPLQRTNDGTNSIQLATGYGVREYLERICVSQSFASIGRFQCDSDDDNVSEEIERH; this comes from the exons ATGTCCTCTGATGAAGAGGACCAGGCCCACACTCCCCGTCCCCTCCCCCCACACCGACCCGTCACCCGGAAACAGAGGCAGCAAA gCGCCATCCCCCTAGTGCTTCCAATTCTACCTAACCAGTCATCTTTCGAAATAGAAAGTGACGCACAAAACACTTCTTTGCCACCACCATCTGGTTGGAGCAGGCGACAAGACAATTCAAAAAGAGCAGCAAAACGTCACACAAGAAATGAAAAGGTTCAGCGTACTTTCCGAGAAAAGACGAGAGAAAAGTTTACAACTCCGGTGTCACTTAGAAAAGATGAGGTCCCAAGATTTAATGGAAATAATGATAGGAAATCAAGAACAGTCTACACATCTAGATTCCCACAGATCGCAGTGTCCAAAGCaaaggaaaagaaaattaaaa ACCCCGCCAACTATAATGATGAGGCTCCAGAGAAAGCCATCGTCATCAAGAATTCTAACGTCACTTTACATGGACAGCAGACGATCATAAGTCCTCGGCAGAATG GGAAAACGCAACagaagagaagatttttgaatgaCTTGCAATCTCGACTTGCGATTCTTCAAG aAGAGACACAGTCTCAACTAGAGGAAAGGAAGACTTTGTTTCAAGTATTCATTGAAACTAGAGCTTACATGAAAGCAAAGGAGATACTTCTAAAGAACAAATTCCTTCTGATTAAGTCTAAGCCAGGAGATGGGGCATCATCCATGGCGATGAAATTACTCTACGACCTCACAGACGAACAGGACTGGATGATTCCACTTTGCATCGTTGAGGCAACCGACTTCGACGAAGCCATTGGAGAAAATAATTCCGTGATTTTGATTGATGGTCTGTTTGATTTGGATAGCGTATCTCTTGAGTACAAGAAAGAATGGATTGAGAAACTCCAGCGGCTTGCTTCCGCCCTACCGGTCAATAAAAGAAACAACTATGTCATTATTACAATGCCTGAGGACAGTTATGGATATCTGCCAAATTGTCTTTTCGAAAGTAAACTCTTCCAGTCTGCACTGATCGACATAAGCCATGGCGACAACAACCTAACCTTTGAAGAGAAGAAGTTATTTCTTAACATGTACGTTGTTCCCTTTTTCATATTAGATAATACACAGGGTGTAGATCTGATAAACTCTGCTCTACCATTTGGATTTCCAAAATGTTGTGAAATTTTGTACAATAATTGTTCTCTCCATAAAGACCCCCTATGTTTCTTCCGAGATCCCCAGATCTTCATACAGAGTGTGTTAGAACTTATCCAGAAAGTGGAACCGTCAAGATTGGCGCCACTCGCGTTAGTCCTACTTGGCAATGGAGCACTGTCTGAGAGACAGCTTTACAGCATTATCAGCAAAAGGAACACTGTTCTGTGGAGAACATTCGAAGATCATTACGAGGTTCTTGTTTGTGAAAGAAAAGACATCAAGTGTCTGATTCACCGAGCCAAGGGAACCTTTCTACAGTTTGATCGAGTCACCAATCAGTGGACCTTTACTCATCCCGCTGTACAGAAGGCAGTAGTGTGTCTTCTGGGTAGGATAGACCTGAAGCCCGTGATCAAGACTTGTGAACTATCACTACTTCCGAAAATGCGCACTGGAAGCGATTTATGTCGATTCAAAGACGATGTGTTGTTGGAGCACCGCTGCTATAAAGCTTTGAGCAAGCAAATCTGTAACAGCTTATCAAAGAGAGAAGAAGAGACCTTGGAAGTGTTATCTAAGATGTCAGTGTGGGAGgaaaataaatttgttgaatattttgcaCAATATCTGAGGGGAAATAAATGGGAAGACACGTTTCTCTTGCAAGATGCGAGTAACAAAGGAATCATCGAATATGCCATGACCAACGGTAACATAAGGGTGGTTGAACACATGTTATCCATTGCTGACAAGATTGGACAAAGAAAAAGCTTGTTGGACAAATCGTGTGAAAATAATTTGACTCTGGCAATGATTCTTCTGAACAAGAATGTTAGACCGGACATTGAAACCGTTCAGAGTGGAATAAAAAGTAAGAATACTACCAATCTTCGAGAAATATTGATTCGTCTTGGGAAGAACTTCGACCAGTTCGCACGGATACAGAGTAAGTTAGCAGACGACTTTAGTTATGATGTAACAATTGCAGACGAAGCTTGTTTGTCTGGCGATGAAAAGGTTGTGGACACCGTTATAGAAAATTTCCCCAAACTTGTTAGTTGCACGAAAGAATCAAGTTTCTTAATCCTACTGAAAGCAGCCATCACGGGAGGAAATCGTCGAATCGTGAATAGAATGGTTGAGATAGGAGTTGATGACAGGTCTACTACTGGACAAGACCAGACGCAAAAGAATAGTGTTGTCTTTTATATAGCTTGTAAAAATGGTGAAACTGAAGTTGCAAAATATTTCGGAAATGGAGATGTAAGTCTGTTCACATCAAGAGACAAACATAATTATACACCGTTGCATTCGGTGGCGTGTGGAGGGACTAAGGATCTTGCTGAGTACCTAATTCATGGCGGAGCGGACCCATACGCGATAACAACGAAGAAAGCGACAGCTCTTCATCTCTCATGTGCCAGTGGAAATCTCGACATCACCGCCTTCCTGATTGACAGCTACCCAGCACTCGTAGAGATGGAAGACAACAAAAAAGCTACTCCTGTTCATTATGCAACAAGGGGAGGGTCCATTGAAATAATTACCCTTCTCGTAGAGAAGCACGCTAACCTAGCCAAGGTCACCACAAAAAGGGAAACGGTACTGCATGTTTCTTGTCACAGAGGATATCTTGATGTAGCTAGACTAGTCGTAGCTAGGTGTCCGGAGCTAGCTTCTGCTGCTACTGCAGACGGGTACACGGCTCTTCACTTTGCCTGTACCACAGACGACCTTGACCTGGTGAGATTTCTAGTTGAAGATCTTCACCTTGACCCTCTGCAGCGGACCAATGATGGGACCAACTCAATACAGCTGGCCACAGGGTACGGAGTCCGGGAGTACTTGGAGCGAATATGTGTGTCCCAAAGCTTCGCCTCTATTGGAAGATTTCAGTGTGACTCTGACGACGATAATGTTTCGGAAGAGATCGAAAGACATTAA
- the LOC105330049 gene encoding uncharacterized protein isoform X2 translates to MSSDEEDQAHTPRPLPPHRPVTRKQRQQSAIPLVLPILPNQSSFEIESDAQNTSLPPPSGWSRRQDNSKRAAKRHTRNEKVQRTFREKTREKFTTPVSLRKDEVPRFNGNNDRKSRTVYTSRFPQIAVSKAKEKKIKRKTQQKRRFLNDLQSRLAILQEETQSQLEERKTLFQVFIETRAYMKAKEILLKNKFLLIKSKPGDGASSMAMKLLYDLTDEQDWMIPLCIVEATDFDEAIGENNSVILIDGLFDLDSVSLEYKKEWIEKLQRLASALPVNKRNNYVIITMPEDSYGYLPNCLFESKLFQSALIDISHGDNNLTFEEKKLFLNMYVVPFFILDNTQGVDLINSALPFGFPKCCEILYNNCSLHKDPLCFFRDPQIFIQSVLELIQKVEPSRLAPLALVLLGNGALSERQLYSIISKRNTVLWRTFEDHYEVLVCERKDIKCLIHRAKGTFLQFDRVTNQWTFTHPAVQKAVVCLLGRIDLKPVIKTCELSLLPKMRTGSDLCRFKDDVLLEHRCYKALSKQICNSLSKREEETLEVLSKMSVWEENKFVEYFAQYLRGNKWEDTFLLQDASNKGIIEYAMTNGNIRVVEHMLSIADKIGQRKSLLDKSCENNLTLAMILLNKNVRPDIETVQSGIKSKNTTNLREILIRLGKNFDQFARIQSKLADDFSYDVTIADEACLSGDEKVVDTVIENFPKLVSCTKESSFLILLKAAITGGNRRIVNRMVEIGVDDRSTTGQDQTQKNSVVFYIACKNGETEVAKYFGNGDVSLFTSRDKHNYTPLHSVACGGTKDLAEYLIHGGADPYAITTKKATALHLSCASGNLDITAFLIDSYPALVEMEDNKKATPVHYATRGGSIEIITLLVEKHANLAKVTTKRETVLHVSCHRGYLDVARLVVARCPELASAATADGYTALHFACTTDDLDLVRFLVEDLHLDPLQRTNDGTNSIQLATGYGVREYLERICVSQSFASIGRFQCDSDDDNVSEEIERH, encoded by the exons ATGTCCTCTGATGAAGAGGACCAGGCCCACACTCCCCGTCCCCTCCCCCCACACCGACCCGTCACCCGGAAACAGAGGCAGCAAA gCGCCATCCCCCTAGTGCTTCCAATTCTACCTAACCAGTCATCTTTCGAAATAGAAAGTGACGCACAAAACACTTCTTTGCCACCACCATCTGGTTGGAGCAGGCGACAAGACAATTCAAAAAGAGCAGCAAAACGTCACACAAGAAATGAAAAGGTTCAGCGTACTTTCCGAGAAAAGACGAGAGAAAAGTTTACAACTCCGGTGTCACTTAGAAAAGATGAGGTCCCAAGATTTAATGGAAATAATGATAGGAAATCAAGAACAGTCTACACATCTAGATTCCCACAGATCGCAGTGTCCAAAGCaaaggaaaagaaaattaaaa GGAAAACGCAACagaagagaagatttttgaatgaCTTGCAATCTCGACTTGCGATTCTTCAAG aAGAGACACAGTCTCAACTAGAGGAAAGGAAGACTTTGTTTCAAGTATTCATTGAAACTAGAGCTTACATGAAAGCAAAGGAGATACTTCTAAAGAACAAATTCCTTCTGATTAAGTCTAAGCCAGGAGATGGGGCATCATCCATGGCGATGAAATTACTCTACGACCTCACAGACGAACAGGACTGGATGATTCCACTTTGCATCGTTGAGGCAACCGACTTCGACGAAGCCATTGGAGAAAATAATTCCGTGATTTTGATTGATGGTCTGTTTGATTTGGATAGCGTATCTCTTGAGTACAAGAAAGAATGGATTGAGAAACTCCAGCGGCTTGCTTCCGCCCTACCGGTCAATAAAAGAAACAACTATGTCATTATTACAATGCCTGAGGACAGTTATGGATATCTGCCAAATTGTCTTTTCGAAAGTAAACTCTTCCAGTCTGCACTGATCGACATAAGCCATGGCGACAACAACCTAACCTTTGAAGAGAAGAAGTTATTTCTTAACATGTACGTTGTTCCCTTTTTCATATTAGATAATACACAGGGTGTAGATCTGATAAACTCTGCTCTACCATTTGGATTTCCAAAATGTTGTGAAATTTTGTACAATAATTGTTCTCTCCATAAAGACCCCCTATGTTTCTTCCGAGATCCCCAGATCTTCATACAGAGTGTGTTAGAACTTATCCAGAAAGTGGAACCGTCAAGATTGGCGCCACTCGCGTTAGTCCTACTTGGCAATGGAGCACTGTCTGAGAGACAGCTTTACAGCATTATCAGCAAAAGGAACACTGTTCTGTGGAGAACATTCGAAGATCATTACGAGGTTCTTGTTTGTGAAAGAAAAGACATCAAGTGTCTGATTCACCGAGCCAAGGGAACCTTTCTACAGTTTGATCGAGTCACCAATCAGTGGACCTTTACTCATCCCGCTGTACAGAAGGCAGTAGTGTGTCTTCTGGGTAGGATAGACCTGAAGCCCGTGATCAAGACTTGTGAACTATCACTACTTCCGAAAATGCGCACTGGAAGCGATTTATGTCGATTCAAAGACGATGTGTTGTTGGAGCACCGCTGCTATAAAGCTTTGAGCAAGCAAATCTGTAACAGCTTATCAAAGAGAGAAGAAGAGACCTTGGAAGTGTTATCTAAGATGTCAGTGTGGGAGgaaaataaatttgttgaatattttgcaCAATATCTGAGGGGAAATAAATGGGAAGACACGTTTCTCTTGCAAGATGCGAGTAACAAAGGAATCATCGAATATGCCATGACCAACGGTAACATAAGGGTGGTTGAACACATGTTATCCATTGCTGACAAGATTGGACAAAGAAAAAGCTTGTTGGACAAATCGTGTGAAAATAATTTGACTCTGGCAATGATTCTTCTGAACAAGAATGTTAGACCGGACATTGAAACCGTTCAGAGTGGAATAAAAAGTAAGAATACTACCAATCTTCGAGAAATATTGATTCGTCTTGGGAAGAACTTCGACCAGTTCGCACGGATACAGAGTAAGTTAGCAGACGACTTTAGTTATGATGTAACAATTGCAGACGAAGCTTGTTTGTCTGGCGATGAAAAGGTTGTGGACACCGTTATAGAAAATTTCCCCAAACTTGTTAGTTGCACGAAAGAATCAAGTTTCTTAATCCTACTGAAAGCAGCCATCACGGGAGGAAATCGTCGAATCGTGAATAGAATGGTTGAGATAGGAGTTGATGACAGGTCTACTACTGGACAAGACCAGACGCAAAAGAATAGTGTTGTCTTTTATATAGCTTGTAAAAATGGTGAAACTGAAGTTGCAAAATATTTCGGAAATGGAGATGTAAGTCTGTTCACATCAAGAGACAAACATAATTATACACCGTTGCATTCGGTGGCGTGTGGAGGGACTAAGGATCTTGCTGAGTACCTAATTCATGGCGGAGCGGACCCATACGCGATAACAACGAAGAAAGCGACAGCTCTTCATCTCTCATGTGCCAGTGGAAATCTCGACATCACCGCCTTCCTGATTGACAGCTACCCAGCACTCGTAGAGATGGAAGACAACAAAAAAGCTACTCCTGTTCATTATGCAACAAGGGGAGGGTCCATTGAAATAATTACCCTTCTCGTAGAGAAGCACGCTAACCTAGCCAAGGTCACCACAAAAAGGGAAACGGTACTGCATGTTTCTTGTCACAGAGGATATCTTGATGTAGCTAGACTAGTCGTAGCTAGGTGTCCGGAGCTAGCTTCTGCTGCTACTGCAGACGGGTACACGGCTCTTCACTTTGCCTGTACCACAGACGACCTTGACCTGGTGAGATTTCTAGTTGAAGATCTTCACCTTGACCCTCTGCAGCGGACCAATGATGGGACCAACTCAATACAGCTGGCCACAGGGTACGGAGTCCGGGAGTACTTGGAGCGAATATGTGTGTCCCAAAGCTTCGCCTCTATTGGAAGATTTCAGTGTGACTCTGACGACGATAATGTTTCGGAAGAGATCGAAAGACATTAA